Genomic segment of Saprospiraceae bacterium:
TTGGTTTGTAATGTTGGGAATTTTAGGATTTTTTAATATCCAGATGTATCCCGAGGTTTTAAAAGCGCTTAACCCATCTTATGCGATTAATTTATTAATAAATTATCCGGAAGGTTTCTGGTTATTGGGTGCAGTATTCTTATGTACTACAGGAGGTGAAGCCCTTTATTCCGATTTGGGACATTGCGGTAAGCTAAATATCCAATTTGGGTGGAGTTTTGTAATTGTCTGTTTATTGCTCAATTATTTTGGGCAAGCTGCCTGGTTGCTCAGTCATTTAAACGGTCAGCCCATAGCAGAAGGTCAGCGAATTTTTTATCAATTGATGCCGGAATGGTTTTTGCCAATTGGAATTTTTGTTGCCACCACCGCGACTATTATTGCAAGTCAGGCATTGATCAGTGGTGTATTTACCCTGGTCAATGAAGCGATGAAATTGCATTTGTGGTTTCGGATGCGGGTTAATTTTCCATCTACCATGAAAGGTCAGATTTACATTCCCAGTATCAATTGGTTTTTAATGATAGGATGCATAGCCGTTCAATTAATCTTCCAAACATCTGAAAATATGGAAGCCGCATATGGTTTAGCAATTATCATTAATATGCTGATGACCACCATGCTGCTGAGTTATTATTACAAAATCAGATTTCATAAAACCTGGTTGGGTTTGACTTTATTGATATTTTACCTTGGATTTGAAACCATCTTTCTCATTTCAAATTTTGATAAACTGTGGCATGGTGGTTGGTTTACATTAATGTTGACCTTGGTTTTTGCCACCATGGTATTTGTTTTATACAATGCGCAAAAAATACGCGACAAGCATACACGCTTTGTCCAATTGAAAGATTACGTCCCGATATTAAAAGATTTGCAGGATGATAATACGGTTTCTAAGGATTCCAGTCATCTGGTTTATTTATCAATGTCTGAAAACAAACAATACATCGATTCCAACATCATGTATTCCATCCTAAGAAAAAAACCAAAACGAGCAGATGTGTATTGGTTTGTTCACGTACAAATTTTAGATGAACCGTACACAAAATCTTATCATGTTGATACGATTGTACCTAAAGAAGTTTTTTTCGTACACCTTCGCTTTGGTTTTAAAGTAGAACATCGTGTAAATTCAATGTTCCACGAAATTGTTGACCAAATGGTTGCCAGTGGTGAAGTCAGTGTAAAAAGTCCGTATCCATCCATACGCAAGCATCACATTGATGCAGATTTTAAATTTATTTTATTGCATACCCGTGTCTCTGCCGATACTTCATTGACCGGTTTCGAACAATGGGTCGTTCGCACTTACCGCATGATCAAAAAATTCAGCTTACCTGCAGTAGAAGATTTTGGATTGGAAATGTCAAATGTCGAAGAAGAAATCGTTCCGATTCTTGTTGGACCTAAAGCTGCCATTCATTTGGAGCGGGAAAGATAGGGGGGCGTTGATAGTTGAAAGTTGATAGGTGATAGGTGATAGGTGATAGGTGATAGTTGATAGGTGATAGGAGGAATTTTTGTATTTCAATGCGATTTTGCGTCTCTACATGAAATCAATTAGTCATTGGTCATTGAGCATTGGTATTACTTTGTGACTCTGCGTCTCTGATTAAAACCAATTAGTCATTGCTTATTGTGCATTGTGTATTGAGCATTAGATTTTTCTTTGAAGCATGATTTTTAATGTTCAATGATCAGTTTTTAATGTTCAATTTTTAATTGTGAAGATTTGGATGATGGTCTTTAAAAATTAATAAAAAAGAATGGTGGACCTTACGTTAAAAGTCCACCATTTCTTGTTAAACCTGAAATTATTTTTTGAATCTGTGCGATTCGTTTATTTTTTATAAGTACCATCAAAGTACTTTTGAATTACGTCTTTCCACAAATACTGAGCGATGTCGCGACCCATTTTTAATCCGGCAACATTATCAGCTTGGATGTGGTAGCCTCCTAAAACTCTGGAGATTCCCGCCATGTCTGCGGTGGCGGTAAAAGTTGGTAATGGTAAAGACACCGGATCGCCAGGTGTTTCTGTAATAATACCGGGACGACGAATTTCTGTTTCTCCAAACTTATCAGAGCCGGTAAATAATTCCAACATTTTTGAACATGCGCCACTCACAGTACTATGTCCTGAAACATAAGCTGGAAATGGAGGAGAAACAAAATTTGCCGGTGAATAAGGATGCCACATTTCAGCCGGCATGTCAATTGTTCCTTTGTCCGGACCACCCCATCCTTTTATTTGCTTGCCAGCATAATATTGTCTTACAAGCGTCCAGGGTCTAGAACTGTCGTAAAAGCGTTTGGTTTCCCAACAAGCTATGAACGCATCCATGGCTGTATTCCCAACAGCAAAAAACATTTTTACGTCACGATCCAAATCGTTTTTATCTCTTAAAGAAACCATCTGCGCAAAACGCAACCAATGGCCTGATTGTCCGGTAGATCTCGGTCCATCGCGCATAAACTCAATGGTTGCTTTTCGCTCAGCAGTTAAATTGGCATTGAAATCAATGACTTCATCTACATCCTTTTTCAATTGCTCCGATCCAAATTTTGGGTATTCCGGTGCACGAAATTGCGCGGAATTTTTTAATCCAAAAGGTTTTACACGATACCAATGCGGAGTTAAAAAATTAACCAGGAAGGTATCTCCTTTCCCATCTACAAAAGGAAGTGGATGCCATTTATCCGGATTGATGACTTTTTTATAGCTATTTATCGGATTGTAATAAGTATAATCTGAATACGGTGAGCCATTTCCACCAATTTCATCTCCTAATTGATTGGAACCATCGTGATGTCTTTCTTTTAAAATGGCAGCAGCTACGATATTTCCGATTCCTTCCGGTTTTGTACGATCGGTTGAAAAATTGGCCGGATTTAAGCCCTTGGCTTTAAATTCCTTGTCAAAGAAGGCTTTATCTTCCGGATAGATATCATTTAATACTCTATAAACGGCATAACTGATGGCAGTTTCTTTGTTTTTAAGGGTACGCTCGGCAAGCGGTCTTCTTAATTTACCACCCATACAAGTACTTACTGCTTTCGCATCGTAAGCTGCCCAGGCATCATACATGGCAGTAACGGCTAAGCCCAATGTTCTGGATTGGATAGTAGGTTTTGCTCCAACCCGATCCACCTCATTGGCTGTGGCCTCGAGGGCTATGTCAAGCCATTGATTGGCAACTGAATGAATGTAAATCGTAGATTTCTTAGTTTGGCTAAACGATTGGCTCGTTCCTAATAGGACTAAAAAGATTAGCGTAAATGTAGTTTGTCTTATCATATTTCGGTTTTTATCGACTCAGGGTTCAGATATTTCTAAAAAAAACTCTCAGTCATCCAAAAACCAATACCATGAAGCTCAACGCTTTATAAATTTGAATGACTGAGATTGTTATCCAAAACTAACTCAGAAAGATATTTTGATTGTGCCGTCAAAAGCTACGTCAAGACATTGGCGGAAGGGTAATTAAGGTCCTCATTTGGAATCCATTGATCTAATTACCTCACAAATTTATTCTGAAACACCCCAGCCAAGCCAGGTTTTTGATGAAATACCGGGTTTTTCTGATAAACATGCCTGTTTTTGATCTGAAATCGTGGCATGATTCCTGATGTCTTAAATGAAATGATTTTATGGGGCTTCGTTGTCTTGTAATTGATGATGATCCGCTTATTGGTGATCTCATCAAACATTTTTGTTCAAAAACAGACTTGGTAAGCTTTTGCATCCAGGCTGAAAATGCTACCGACGGACTTAAACTGTTGGCTGCCGGAGGTTTGGATCTCATTTTCCTCGATTATAATTTACCGGATATGAAAGGACAGGAATTCCTCGAGCTCATGCAAGCGGAATTACCTGTCATCATGGTTACTTCTGAATCTGATTTCGCTGCTAAATCCTATGAATACAACCAAGTCCTGGATTTTCTGGTAAAACCTTTGAGCTTTGACCGATTTATGAAAGCACTTGGAAGAATGGACTCCCAAAGTCACGATGCTCCAAAAACAAATTCAAAAGACAAAACAATTTTTGTCAAAGACGGACTCAAATTGGTCCGAATAAATTTTGATGATGTCTTGTATATTAAATCCGAAGGAAATTATGTCAACTTCATACAAGAACAAAGTCAAACGATGAACCTCATCAGCATGAAAGAACTCGAAGAAAAATTGCCCTCAGAATTTGTTCGCGTGCATCGTTCTTTTATTGTAAATATCAAAAAATTCAAATCATCCTTCAGGATGACCTGGTCATAAAAGACAAACACATTCCCATAGGCGAAAAATACAAAGCCGATTTGTTAAATCGAATTCAGGAGCTTTGAATAGGTGATTGGTGTTAGACTGTAAGGCTGTTGGACTGTTGGGCTGTTGGGCTGTTAGGCTGTTGGGCTGATAAGCTGTTAAGCTTTTTTATCAATTCTTAATTTTTAATTCTTAATTTTTAATTCGTATTTCGTATTTCCCTCACCCTTTCCTCATTTTCCCAATTTCATCTTCAAGTATTTGCTGGTAGGATTTTAATCCGAAATTTATTTTTGGAAGTTGTGACTTGGGATCAAAATTTGGTGAATTCATTTGAAGTCTGCAGTCGTCCAATAATTTTTGAAATGTGTCAAGTTGAAATGTCCGCAAGGTATTAATCATGCGATGATATACTTTATCAAACAATTCTACATCTACTTTCTTGATGGCGCTGACTAATTTGACCGACATTTCTTTCCACTCAGATAAAGTGAGTTCGAGTGCTTTTTTAATTTTATCGTGGTCGAAATCGTAATTTGCGAATACATTTTCAAATACCGGGCGGTTGTAATTTTTTAGAAAGAGTTGTTCGCCAATCATGCGATAAAATTTAACTCCTTGTACTGGTTTTTGCAATACCGCATCAAAGCCTCCGGAATTGGATAATCCAAGCAGATCATCAGCAGCTGTAATTAAGAGCAAGATGCCATTTTCCGATAGCGCTTGATTAAATTCCTGAATTCTGTTTGTTGCTATACCTTCCTGGAAATTTAAATCGGTAATGATCAGATCGAAATCCCTTGGCTTTACTTCAAAAAATTCATTCATTGAATGAAAACTTTGGGACTTTATAGCAAATCGTTCGAATAATTGTTCGTAATAAAATAAATTTTGAACATCGTCATCAATACAAGCTACTTTGGAAATCAATTCACTAAAATCTAGGTATTGTTCGGTTGACACCCCTTTTAAAGTATCTGCATTTGAAATGTTTCGAGTCAGAATAAAATTGAAGCTAGTCCCGTTTTGTTCATTCGATTCAATATTAAGTTCTGACCCAAATAGTTTTAATAAGTTGATCACAATGGGCAATCCAAGACCAACATTTTGGGTCAATCGGGAAGAACCTGTTACCGGCTTTTGTTGTAAGATGTTTTGAATGTTTTCAGCACTGATGGATGGACCGAAATTTCTAACTGAAAATTGAATTTGATCTTCTGCCAAACGATTCAAATCAAGAATCACTTCACCATGTGAAACCGAATGCCGGATTGCATTTGATATTAAATTGTGGAGAATTTGTGCCAAACGTACAGGATCGGTTTTAAACATTTTATGTTCTAAATTAGGATCCAGATGAAATTTTAATTTGACTTTATTGCTTGCTGCATCAAATAAATGACTTTTAATTATTTTTTCAATGAAATCAGACAACGATATATCCTGGTATTGCAATTCAATTTGTCCATGAATTAATTTGCGATAATCCAGGATGTCATTTACCAATGTCAATAAAGTTTCCGAACTAAACTTTAAAGTATCGATAAAAACTTGTTGATCGGGCCGAGGCTTATTTTGTTCCAACATGCCGGTCATTCCCAAAATGGATTGCAAAGGATTTCGAATTTCATGACTCATGTTTTCCAAAAACTCTGATTTCGCTTTATTGGCTTCCATGGCTTCTGATCGGGCAATTTTTAAATCATCCAAATGTTGGTTAATTTTTCCCGACATGTCTTTAAATGAATTTACCAAATCCCCAATTTCATCATCGCGGTTTATATCAAGATTAACCATTTCCGGATTCCGGCCGAAATCTGTAATTGTTTGTGCGATGGATTTAAATTCTTTGGTCTGCCGTTGGGTCCACCAAATTGCTATCAACAATGATAGCAAGGTCAGAATGCATGTAAGTAGAAATAAATCTCGTTTCCATTGGTTAAATACGGATAACAAGATGTCTTTCGATGCACTCAGTGTAAAATATAAGACCTCATTTTGTCTTGGATATTGGTAGGTTCTTACAGAAAACAACTCATTGGCACGAACTGAACTAATTTGATCAACCGATTGCTTTCCTTTGCTAAAATCAAGATCAGGCAATTTATTGAATTCAAATCCAAACAATTTTGAACTATCCGGATGGATTAAAAAATAACCCTTTGAATTTATTAAGTTAAGTGTGTAAGGACTGCCTGCAGTTTTATTCAATTCATTAAAAACAAAACTCAAATCCACATTGATGATAATAATTCCATAGAGGCGGTCGTTGTGATA
This window contains:
- a CDS encoding KUP/HAK/KT family potassium transporter, whose translation is MASAGHHHKLSVAGLLITLGIIYGDIGTSPLYVMQAITKGKVISPELVLGGVSCVFWTLIILTTIKYIYLALNADNKGEGGIFALYALVRRYNAKWVIYPAIIGCATLIADGFITPPISISAAVEGLTILYPNIQTVPIVIGIIIAIFAFQQVGTATVGKTFGPIMFCWFVMLGILGFFNIQMYPEVLKALNPSYAINLLINYPEGFWLLGAVFLCTTGGEALYSDLGHCGKLNIQFGWSFVIVCLLLNYFGQAAWLLSHLNGQPIAEGQRIFYQLMPEWFLPIGIFVATTATIIASQALISGVFTLVNEAMKLHLWFRMRVNFPSTMKGQIYIPSINWFLMIGCIAVQLIFQTSENMEAAYGLAIIINMLMTTMLLSYYYKIRFHKTWLGLTLLIFYLGFETIFLISNFDKLWHGGWFTLMLTLVFATMVFVLYNAQKIRDKHTRFVQLKDYVPILKDLQDDNTVSKDSSHLVYLSMSENKQYIDSNIMYSILRKKPKRADVYWFVHVQILDEPYTKSYHVDTIVPKEVFFVHLRFGFKVEHRVNSMFHEIVDQMVASGEVSVKSPYPSIRKHHIDADFKFILLHTRVSADTSLTGFEQWVVRTYRMIKKFSLPAVEDFGLEMSNVEEEIVPILVGPKAAIHLERER
- a CDS encoding response regulator transcription factor; protein product: MGLRCLVIDDDPLIGDLIKHFCSKTDLVSFCIQAENATDGLKLLAAGGLDLIFLDYNLPDMKGQEFLELMQAELPVIMVTSESDFAAKSYEYNQVLDFLVKPLSFDRFMKALGRMDSQSHDAPKTNSKDKTIFVKDGLKLVRINFDDVLYIKSEGNYVNFIQEQSQTMNLISMKELEEKLPSEFVRVHRSFIVNIKKFKSSFRMTWS
- a CDS encoding vanadium-dependent haloperoxidase, whose protein sequence is MIRQTTFTLIFLVLLGTSQSFSQTKKSTIYIHSVANQWLDIALEATANEVDRVGAKPTIQSRTLGLAVTAMYDAWAAYDAKAVSTCMGGKLRRPLAERTLKNKETAISYAVYRVLNDIYPEDKAFFDKEFKAKGLNPANFSTDRTKPEGIGNIVAAAILKERHHDGSNQLGDEIGGNGSPYSDYTYYNPINSYKKVINPDKWHPLPFVDGKGDTFLVNFLTPHWYRVKPFGLKNSAQFRAPEYPKFGSEQLKKDVDEVIDFNANLTAERKATIEFMRDGPRSTGQSGHWLRFAQMVSLRDKNDLDRDVKMFFAVGNTAMDAFIACWETKRFYDSSRPWTLVRQYYAGKQIKGWGGPDKGTIDMPAEMWHPYSPANFVSPPFPAYVSGHSTVSGACSKMLELFTGSDKFGETEIRRPGIITETPGDPVSLPLPTFTATADMAGISRVLGGYHIQADNVAGLKMGRDIAQYLWKDVIQKYFDGTYKK